GCGAGCGCAGCCGGTTGTTCTCCAGTTCGTACTGGAGCGACACGTTCACCCACGACGCCAGCGCCCAGTCCACGCCCATCACCGCCGCGAAGCGCGTGGACAGGTACGACGGCCGGTGCACGCGCTCGCCAATCAGGTCCAGGCGCGCGCCAATCTCCTGCGGCGCCAGGAAGGACAGCCGGGGCTGGGACAGCGCCAGGTTGCCGCGCCCGCCCAGGCCGCTGAAGCCGTCCAGGTCGGAGTCACACGCCTCGCCGGACAGCTCTCCGGTGGAGCACCCGGCCGGAAGCCGCGAGGACGACAGCGCCTCCGCGCTCGCGCCCGCGTAGTTCACCTTGCCGCGCGCCAGCAGGTTGAGCCCCCGGCCATCCAGGTTGCGCCATGCGGTGTCCAGCGTGATGCGGGGACCGTCCACCAGGAAGTAGCCGCCGGACACCTCGCCGTCGATGCGCGGGCGCTCCTGCACCGTCACCAGCACGTCCTTGGAGCCCTCGCGGCGGTTGGGGTCCGCCAGCGACACCTCCGCCTGGCGGAACAGCCCCAGCCGCGACAGCCGGCGCTGCGCCTCCGCCAGCGCCTCCACGGACAGCGGTTGTCCGGTCTTCAAATCCAGCTGCGCCAGCACCACGTCCGGATCCGAGCGCGTCAGCCCCTGGAGCAGCACCTGACCCACGCGCACGCGAGGCCCCGGGTCCACGCGGTAGGTCACCTGCGCGGAGGTGCCGCCCTCCTCCACCGACACCGAGTTGCTCACGTGCGCGAAGAGGTAGCCCTCGCGGCCCAGTCCCCGCTCCAGCGCGGCCTGCGCCTGGTCCACCTTCTCGAAGCTCAGCGGCGTGCCCACGGGCAGGAGCAGGTTCACCCAGACGGGGTCCACCTCCAGCGGGATGCCCAGGAAGATGGGCGCGCGGATCAACGCCCGGGGCCCCTCCTCCACGTCGAAGTCCGCCTCCGCCTTGTGCTGGCGCACATCCACCGTGAGGCCCCGGAAGGTCACCTGCGCGGACGCGAAGCCCTGCTCGCGGTAGGCCGTCGTCATCGCGTCCGCGGCCTCCAGCCACGCGTCCTCCACGAAGACGGTGGACGGGTCGGGCGGGGACACCACGCTCGTGTCGTAGCGCCGCTCGCGCCCCTCCGTCTCCAGGGGGTCCTCGCGCATGGGCAGGTCCAGCTCCGGCCACGTCTCCAGCGCCGCCACCTGGTTGGTGAGCATGGAGCGCAGCAGTTCGGAGGACAGCGCCGCGTTGCCGTGGAAGCGCACGTCCGCCACGCGCAGCGGAGCGCCCTCCTCCACCTGGAAGCCCAGCACCGCCGCGTCGCCGTCCGGCCGGATGACCTCCAGCGCCCGCACGCGCGCGTCGTTGAAGCCGCGCCGCCGGTAGAACGCCTCCAGCCGCCGCGCGAGCCGCGCCGCCACGGTCTCGTCCATCGCCTCCTCGCCGTCGTAGGCCACCACGCGCGCCAGCAGCGAGTCCGGGAGGCGGCGGTTGCCCGCGAAGCGCAGGTGGAACGCGGGCCCCGCGGACACCGGCACCGCCACGGACGCCTCGCTGTCGTCCACGACGACGGTGGGCGTGCCCACCCAGGCCCGCCAGTGCTGGCCCTCGCGCAGGAGCACGCGCAGCCGCTCCAGGCCCCCGTCCAGCTTCGCCCGGTCGAAGACCTCTCCAGGCGTCATCCCCAGCGCCTCCACCAGGCGCGGCAGCGGCAGCGCGGGGCTGCCGGAGAAGGTCACCTGCCGCACGCGGGTGGGCTTGCCCTCCACCACCACCAGCGTCACCGCCACGCCGCCCGCGGGCACGGGCCGCTCCTCCACCTGGATGTCGACGGCGTCGTAGCCCTTGCGCTGGTAGGCCTCGCGCACCGCGTCCGCCGCGGTGTCCAGCTCCTCCGGATCCAACGGCCCGCCCTGGAGCAGCCCGCTCGCCTCCAGGAGCTCCCCGGATGTGAGCACCTGGTTGCCCCGCACCGCCACGTGCGACAGGAGCGGCAGCGGCGTGAGCTGGAACACCAGCCGCACGCCGCCGGGAACCTCCTGCGTGAGCGCCACCACGTCCGCGAAGCGGCCCGTGGCGAACAGCTGCTCCACCGACTTGCGCACCGCGCCCGGCGTCAGCGCCTGGCCCTTGCGCAGGGTGACCAGGCCCGAAAGCCCGTCCGGGGCCATGCCCTCCGGCAGGTGCAGCTCCACGGCCACCACCGCCGGCGCGTCCTCGTCGTGGCCCGCGGGCGCGGCGAAGGCGGCCGGCGCGCTCACGAGGAGCAGCACCGCGGCCAGCGCGGCTACTCGACCTCCCAGCCCAGCTTCAGCTCGAGCCCGAGGTTTCCGAACGACGCCTGGCTGTTCTCGTTGTCCCACTGGGCCTGTGCGGAAAGACGGTCGTCGAAGCGGTACTCAGCGCGTGCCCGGGTGCCTCGCCCACTCACTGGCTGGGTCATCCCGATTTTAAGCTGCTCGGAAAGGAACTTCGACTCCAGTTGTGCGGTGGGCTCCGCCTGCCGGGTGGCGTCGTTGTAGGTGGTGGAGATCTGCAGGGACAAATCCCTGAGAACAGGGTTGCTGGGCAGGAACCGGCGCACCTGCCGGTCCAGTCCCGACACGTTGAAGAGGGCCTCCGCCGCCAGACCGTAGCTCGCCGACGCGGCCGTGTCCTTGTCCGCGCTCGTCACACCCAGTGTCAGCAACGACAGGATGTCACCCTCCGTGAGCACCGGCTCCGAGGACAGCACGACCAGCGGGTTGGCCGGCCGGCCGAACGCGTGCAACTTCACCACGAACTCGCGCACGGACGTCTGCGCCTGCACCTCGAACACCGGGTCGATGCCGGACGCGTCGCGGAACTCCAGCTGCCCCTGGTCGATGGTGAAGAGGTTGTTGCGGAAGAACGCCTGGCTGCCCTCCGCCGCCTCCACGCGGCCCAGGAGCCCCGGCTTCACGTCCGTGCCGGTCAGCCGCACGTCGCCCAACAGCCGCGCCTTCGCCAGGTTGTTGTCCACGCGCACGTCGCCGAAGTGCACGTTGACGTCCCAGGTGAAGAAGGGGTCCCTCGCGCGCTCGCCCCCGCCGCCCACGGCGAGGTTCGGCTTCTTCTGCATCGTCTTGAGCAGCGCTTCGATGTCGAGCGGCTTCTGGTAGCGCAGCTTGATGATGTCCAGCCCACCCGTGACGGTGGGCCCCGTGGGAGGACCCACCACCTGCAGGAGGCCGGACACGGTGAGCGGCAGGTCCTCCGTCATCCGGTACGGCACGGCGTCCAGTTGCAGCGTCAGCGCCAGCCGCTTGGGCACGAAGCGCTCCAGGCGGATGTCGCCGCGCGCGGACACCTGGCCTTCGTTGACCTGGGCCTGCAGGTGCTCCAGCAGCACGCGCTGGCCCGTCATCTCCAGGCGGCCGGACATGCCGCGCACGGTGAGCGGCAGGTCGCGCATGGACAGCCGCACGTCGGACAGCTCCGCGGTGCCCACCACCGCCGGAGACTCCAGTGAGCCCACGGCCTCCGCGTCCACGCGCAGTTGGCCGCCCACGCGCTCCATGCCGGGCAACAGCGGCTCCAGGAGCCGCACGTCCATGCGCCCCTCACGCAGGCTCATGTTCATGGCGCGCTGGCTCACCCAGCCACCCAGCGTGACGTCCACCGACGCGCCGCTGAAGCGGAAGGGCTGCACGTCCAGCCGGCCGTTGAGGTACGTCAGCACGATGGGGCCCTGGTTGCGGCCGCGCAGGTCGCCCCGCGCGAGCGACAGCTCCCGCACTGTCGCCCCCACCGAGTAGCCCTCCGGCTGCAACAGCGGGCCCTGCACCGTCACGCGCCCCGCGAGCAGGCCGGTGACGCCCGCCAGCGCTGGCGTCTGCGGCAGCAGCGGCTTGATTTCAGGCAGCAGCAGGTCGACGGTGGAGTCGAAGAGGTAGGGCTCCTTCACCGTCATGTTCAGGTAGCCCTGCGCGTCGCGGAAGGGGCGCCCGGTGATGCGCAGCTGCTTGCCCTCCTGGTGAAGCGCGAGGTCCATGGCGCCCAGGTCGCGAGACGCGAAGGTGATGCGCGGGCCCTTGAGCGTGGCCTGGATGTCGGGCTTGTCCGCCGAGCCCGCCACGGTGCCCGCGAGCGCGAGCGTGCCCTGGATGCCCATCTCCTCCGCGGTCTGCTGCCCCACGGCCTCCGCGAGCGACAGGTTCTCTCCGCCGAAGCGGTAGTCCAGCGCGCCCCCGGTGAAGCCGAAGGAGCCCTCCACCCAGGTGCGCCCCATCCGGCCGTCCAGCACGGTGCGCTCCAGCACCATCTCCTTGCCGTCCACGAAGCGCAGCCGCGCGGAGCCCGCGCCCAGCCGGCGGCCCAGGTACGTGGTGTCGCGCAGGTCGAAGGCCACCAGCCCCTCCAGCTTCTCCAGGGGACTGTCGATTTCGACGCGGCCCGAGGCCGCGCCGGCGAACTGGCCCTGCACCACGGCGATGGACGGGCTCAGGCCCGCCACCAGGTCCACCAGGTCCTCCGTGCGGCCCTGCGGCACCGTCACGTCCAGGCGCAGGTGCAAGAGGCGCGCGAAGGTGAGCGCCGCCTTGCCGAAGTACTGCGTGCGCCCCTTCTGGCCGGTGAGCGACGGGAAGGACAAGAGGCCATTCGAGTACGACAGCTTCGCCTGCGTCACGCCCAGGCCGAAGCCCCAGAAGGTGAAGTCGCGCAGGGACAGGCTCGCGTCCACCTTCACGTCCGAGTACGGCCCCACGATGGAGTAGTTCGCCGAGCCCTTCCCCGACCACGGCAGCTCCGCGATGTGGCCGAAGTCCGACAGCTCCAGCTCGCCGTTGCCCTGGATGTCCAGGCCGCGCACGCTGTCGAAGTAGAGCGTCACGTCGCCGTGCACGCGCGAGCGGCCGGACTCCACCGTCAGGCGGCTGAAGGACACGCGGTCCCCCGAAAGCTTCACGGCCGTCTGCGCGCGTCCCCGCTCGAAGGTGAGCAGCGTCTTGCCCGCGCTGGCCGGCGCGTCGAACGCGCGCGTGGCCAGCACGAAGCGTCCGCTGCGCAAGTCCAGCGGCCCGGACAGGGACGGCCGGGGCAAGAGCGTCCCGGTGAGGTGCGCGTTCGCCGTCGCGGGGAAGTCCACCCAGGAGCCCGCCACGCCCGCGCGCTCCAGGATGCGCCCGAAGGACGCGTCCTCCGTCTGGAGCGTCACGTCCACGGGCAACTCCGGCGTGAGCTTCAGCGCGCCGGACAGCTTCACCTTGCCGCTTCCCAGTGGGGCCTCCAGCGACTCCACGCGCACGCTGTCCCCCGCGTACGACAGGCGCGCGTTGAGGCTCACCGGGCCGTACTGCTCATAGGCCAGGTTGCTCGCGGACAGGTCCGCGCCCACCGCGAGCGCGGACGGCTTCCCGGTGATGGACAGGCGCGTCCACAAATGCCCGGTGGCCGGACGCGGCAGCAGCTTCGCCTGCGACAGCGTGCGCAACGGCAGGAACACCTGCGCGTCCAGCGCGAGCACCGGATGGCACAGCGTCTCCACGCGGCCGGACACCGTGGCGGTGATGTCGTCGAGCGTCACCTCCGCGCGCTCCACGTCCAGCAGGCCTTCATCCGGGTCCAGCGAGCCGGTGAAGCCCAGCTGCCCCAGCGTCAGCTCGCCGCCGCCCGCGCCCAGGCGCACCAGGCCCCGCCGCGCGCCCACCTCCAGCTCCATCACGCCCCAGTGCTCCACCCAGCCCACGTCCAGGTTCTCCACCTCCACGCCCCGCCCGTCTGGCAGCGCGAGCCGCACCTCCGCGCCGGTGATGTCCACGCGCCCCACGCCCACGCGGGTCAAGGGCGTGAGCGGGCACGTGCCGTCGGAGGAAGGCGGGCTCGTGGAGGGCCGGGACAGGTCCAGCGCCACGCGCGGATGGTGCACGCGCACGTGGCCCAGCACGAAGCGGCGGGACAGGGGCGACAGGAAGCCCAGGCCCACCTCCGCCGTGTCCGCGGCGAACAGCGGCGTGTCCCGGCCCGGCGCGAACACCGACACGCCGTGCAGCACCACGCGCGAGCCCAGCGGATCCAGCTCGCACCGGCCGATGCCCACGTCCACGCCCAGGAGGTCCGGCAGGTTCCTGCGCGCCAGCGTGCAGGCGGCGTCCCAGGTGAACGGCTGACGCAACAGCAGGATGCTCCCCGACACCACGAGGAGCACCCACAAGAGCGCCTTGCGCGCTGCACTGTTGCGGCTGGGGAGGGACAAGCCGCTAGAGCTTACCGAGTCCCTCGAGGTAGCGGTCGATCTCCGCCAGGTCGATCTTGGTGTTCGCCGTCCGGGGCAGCGAGGTGGCGGGCGCGCTCGCCCGCTCGCTTGCCTGGGAAGCAGCCGAGCCACCCTGGAGCCCCAGGTTGTCGCCGATGCGGTGCACCAGCTCCGCGCCGATGGTCTCCGAGCGCGCGAGGAACGCCTCGAAGAGGGCGTTGTCGCACAGGGTGTTGATGACGCGCGGGGTGCCGCCGGAGTGCTCGTGCACGGCGAGCAGCGCCTCCGGCGTGAAGGGCATGCGCGGGCAGCCGGCGAGCCGCAGCCGGTGCTTCACGTAGGCCTCCGTGGACTCCGCCGTGAAGGGCTCCAGCTTGTAGCGGAGCGCCACGCGCTGGGCGAGCGGCGGGTCCAGCTTCAGGTTCTTCTCGATCTCCGGCAGGCCGAAGAAGACGAAGGAGATGAGCTTGCGCTCCGGAACTTCCAGGTTCAGCAGCCCCCGGAACTCCTCCATGAGCTCGCGCGTCTCCAGCATCTGCGCCTCGTCGATGAGGACGACGGCCTTCTTGCCGGACTCGTAGATTTGCAGCAGGCGCTGGTAGAGCTGCGACAGGAGCGCCAGCTTCTCCTGCGCGGGGTTCTCCACGCCCAGTTGGAGCGCGATGCGGCGCAGCAGCCACTGGGCGGTGATGCCCGAGTGGATGATGACGAGCAGCGCGGCCTCGTACTCGGACTCCGGAAGCGAGTCGAGCATGCGCCGGGCGAGCGTCGTCTTGCCCGCGCCGATGTCGCCAATGAGGATGGACAGGCCCTTCATGTAGCCCACGGCGTGCATCAGCCGCGTGAGGGCCTGCGAGTGCTGCGCGGAGTTGTAATAGAAGCGGCTCACCGGAGCGTTGGAGAACGGCTCCTGGGTGAGTTCGAAGAAATCGAGGTAGGTCGTCATCGCTCGCCGGGCCTCGTGGGGGGACGCGCTACACGTACCCTACTTTACGAGCCTTCGGCACGCCCGCGGCGGGAACCGGCGTCGCCGGGCCCTTTCCGGCGCGAGGCAGCGGGTCCTCCTCCGGTGCGGTCATGGCCGACAGCCGCGTCACCTGGGACCCCACGTCGCGGTACTTCGCGTCCATGGCGGCCACCCGCTGGAAGTGGAAGAGCGCCTTGCCCTGCTCGTTGAGCGCGTCGTAGGCGCTCGCCAGTTCGAAGCCCAGCGCCTTGGCCACCTCACCCGTCGCGAGCACGTTGGAGAGGCCTTCCTTGAACACCGCCACGGACTCTTCCGGCTTGCCGCGCAGCGTGTGCAGCATGCCAATCATCGTCAGGCAGTCCAGCTCGCGCGGGGTGCCCACGCAGCCCTGGCGGGCCACGTCGAACTCGTGGACGGCGTCATCCAGGAGGCCCATCTCCTTGTAGGCGATGCCCAGGTCGTAGTGCGTGTCCACGTCCTCGGGCTTCACCACCTTGGCCAGGCCCTTCTTGAACTCGGCGAAGACCTCGTCCACCGAGTACTGGAAGTCCTCGTCCGCCGGGGGCACCGCCGCCAGCGACTCACCGCCCAGGTCGTCCAGCTCACCGGCCAGCTGCGCCGCCAGGTCGAACGCGTCGCCACCACCGGCGCCGTCGTCGAGCGACGCCTCCGTCACCGGCTGTACGGAGGGCACATGCAAGGGCTCGGAAGGAGCGTCTTCCTCGGGGGCCGCGCCACCGCCGGCCTCCAGCTCCTCCAGCCGCGCCATCAGCTCGCCGGCGCGCACGTGGCCGGGGAACGCGATGGCCACCGTCTCCAGGATTTCGCGCGCCTCTTCCAGGAGGCCCTGGTCGAGGAAGAACGACGCCTCGTCGCACTCCTCGGAGGCAGGCTCCTCCTCGGGCTCCGCTTCCGGCTCGGGCTCGGGCTCATCCGCCAGGGCCTCGGGCTCCGGCTCGGGCTCCGGCGTCTCCTCGACCGCGTCGGTCTGGGGCTCGTCGTAGGACAGCCCCTCCATCGACGGCAGCACCATGTGCGCGGCGGTGGGCTCGTCTTCTTCCTCGTCGCCCAGCGACATGCCCTCCGCGTACGCGGGCTCTTCCGCCGGCGCGGCGAAGCTTTCATCCAGGCCCGCGTCGTCCAGCGCGGACGCATCCAGGGGCGCGAGCCCCACGCGCGTGGGCGCGTCGTCGTCCTCGCCCAGCGACATGCCGGGTTCGACCAGGGCCTCGTCGTCGCCGCTGTCGTCCAGCGTGGGCAGCTGGCGCGTGTCCGGCGCGGCCTCTTCCAGCAGCGCGCGCGACGGGGACAGGATGCGCGTGGGCGGCGCCTCCTCCTCGTCCCCCAGCGACATGCCGCCCGGCTCGTCCGCGAGCACCATGGGCTCGTCGCCCGCGTCCGCCGCGTACGCCAGCGCGTCGTCGTCCTGGGCGACCAGGGGCTCGTCGTCCAGGCCTCCGGAGGCATCCGAACCGTCCAGGCCCGGCTCGTCCGCGAGCACGAGCGAGTCCTCGTCGGACCCCATCACCAGGTCGTCCTGCGGCGGCAGGTCGTAGACGGCGTTCTCGGCGGAGCTGATGGGCTCGCCCATCACTGCTTCCTCGCCGCTCAACGTGGTCTCCGCGACCTCGTCGTCGACGATTTCGTCCGAGTCCGACCCGTGGCTCAGCGCCGCGAGCGCCAGCTCGTCACCCCCGGGCTGCGCGAGCGCGTCCTCCGGCGGATCCGCGACGAGGATCTCGTCCTCGTTGGAGTCCACCAGGATGGCGTCCTCCTCCAGCGACTCCACGCCCGGCGTCGCCGCGGGCGCCACGAAGCCCCCTTCCGCGCGGAGCACGGACAGGAAGGCGGGCACCTCGGGATGCGCCGGATTCTCCTGGAGGATGGTCGCCAGGTACGGCTGCGCGCGCTGCACGTCCGCGCGGCGCGTGCACAGCCGCAGCACGTTGAGCAGTTGCTCGGACGCCTGCGCGCCGTTATTGGCCGCCACGTAGATGTGGTACGCCTTTTCGTGCGCGTCCAGGTTCTCCGGATCCACGGAGAAGACCTTGCGCAGGTGCTCCAGCGCTTTGTCGTGGAGCCCGTACTTCACGTAGACGTCCGTCTCCGTCAGCAGCTTGGCCAACTGCTCGCGGCTCATCCCCGCGGGCGCGGGCGGCACCACGGCCGCGGGCGGCGCGGCGGGCACGGGACGGGACGGGGGCGCGGCGGCGGGAGCGGGCGCGCTCCAAGCGGGCGCGGCCGGCTCCTCGGGGTGATGCATGGCCGCGGGCGCGGGCTCGGGCTCGGGCTCGGGTTCAGCGACGGGCCCCCGGCGCGCGAGCAGATCCGGATCCTGCGGATCCAGCAGTTCAATCTGCGTCCACACGCCGTCGGACTCGGCGGTGCGGCCGCGCTCCTGGTGGATCTTCGCGAGCTCCTTGTAGACGGACACCGTCTTGGAGACCTGGCCCAGCCCCTGGAACGCCT
The sequence above is drawn from the Corallococcus sp. NCRR genome and encodes:
- a CDS encoding POTRA domain-containing protein produces the protein MLLLVSAPAAFAAPAGHDEDAPAVVAVELHLPEGMAPDGLSGLVTLRKGQALTPGAVRKSVEQLFATGRFADVVALTQEVPGGVRLVFQLTPLPLLSHVAVRGNQVLTSGELLEASGLLQGGPLDPEELDTAADAVREAYQRKGYDAVDIQVEERPVPAGGVAVTLVVVEGKPTRVRQVTFSGSPALPLPRLVEALGMTPGEVFDRAKLDGGLERLRVLLREGQHWRAWVGTPTVVVDDSEASVAVPVSAGPAFHLRFAGNRRLPDSLLARVVAYDGEEAMDETVAARLARRLEAFYRRRGFNDARVRALEVIRPDGDAAVLGFQVEEGAPLRVADVRFHGNAALSSELLRSMLTNQVAALETWPELDLPMREDPLETEGRERRYDTSVVSPPDPSTVFVEDAWLEAADAMTTAYREQGFASAQVTFRGLTVDVRQHKAEADFDVEEGPRALIRAPIFLGIPLEVDPVWVNLLLPVGTPLSFEKVDQAQAALERGLGREGYLFAHVSNSVSVEEGGTSAQVTYRVDPGPRVRVGQVLLQGLTRSDPDVVLAQLDLKTGQPLSVEALAEAQRRLSRLGLFRQAEVSLADPNRREGSKDVLVTVQERPRIDGEVSGGYFLVDGPRITLDTAWRNLDGRGLNLLARGKVNYAGASAEALSSSRLPAGCSTGELSGEACDSDLDGFSGLGGRGNLALSQPRLSFLAPQEIGARLDLIGERVHRPSYLSTRFAAVMGVDWALASWVNVSLQYELENNRLRSRGGVLELINRADQERLRYPYGDFALHSLRPSMTLDFRDDPANPRRGMVLSTSVEFMRGISVHPTDVAGNRVPEFPIDGVKLSGSVSAYAPLGRRASVAVSARAGTIVPLTQGAQNIGSKLFYLGGSSSLRGFREDGVLPQDVREGLHQRLAACRAVISPAGCPDDLKAVLAGQVPASQGGELFTLAKAELRVPAIAAVDLGLFFEAGNLWQDRTLFDPGVLRYAAGVGLRYVTPVGPLAFDVGFNLDRDEALNEAPTQFHFSIGTF
- a CDS encoding translocation/assembly module TamB domain-containing protein, which produces MSLPSRNSAARKALLWVLLVVSGSILLLRQPFTWDAACTLARRNLPDLLGVDVGIGRCELDPLGSRVVLHGVSVFAPGRDTPLFAADTAEVGLGFLSPLSRRFVLGHVRVHHPRVALDLSRPSTSPPSSDGTCPLTPLTRVGVGRVDITGAEVRLALPDGRGVEVENLDVGWVEHWGVMELEVGARRGLVRLGAGGGELTLGQLGFTGSLDPDEGLLDVERAEVTLDDITATVSGRVETLCHPVLALDAQVFLPLRTLSQAKLLPRPATGHLWTRLSITGKPSALAVGADLSASNLAYEQYGPVSLNARLSYAGDSVRVESLEAPLGSGKVKLSGALKLTPELPVDVTLQTEDASFGRILERAGVAGSWVDFPATANAHLTGTLLPRPSLSGPLDLRSGRFVLATRAFDAPASAGKTLLTFERGRAQTAVKLSGDRVSFSRLTVESGRSRVHGDVTLYFDSVRGLDIQGNGELELSDFGHIAELPWSGKGSANYSIVGPYSDVKVDASLSLRDFTFWGFGLGVTQAKLSYSNGLLSFPSLTGQKGRTQYFGKAALTFARLLHLRLDVTVPQGRTEDLVDLVAGLSPSIAVVQGQFAGAASGRVEIDSPLEKLEGLVAFDLRDTTYLGRRLGAGSARLRFVDGKEMVLERTVLDGRMGRTWVEGSFGFTGGALDYRFGGENLSLAEAVGQQTAEEMGIQGTLALAGTVAGSADKPDIQATLKGPRITFASRDLGAMDLALHQEGKQLRITGRPFRDAQGYLNMTVKEPYLFDSTVDLLLPEIKPLLPQTPALAGVTGLLAGRVTVQGPLLQPEGYSVGATVRELSLARGDLRGRNQGPIVLTYLNGRLDVQPFRFSGASVDVTLGGWVSQRAMNMSLREGRMDVRLLEPLLPGMERVGGQLRVDAEAVGSLESPAVVGTAELSDVRLSMRDLPLTVRGMSGRLEMTGQRVLLEHLQAQVNEGQVSARGDIRLERFVPKRLALTLQLDAVPYRMTEDLPLTVSGLLQVVGPPTGPTVTGGLDIIKLRYQKPLDIEALLKTMQKKPNLAVGGGGERARDPFFTWDVNVHFGDVRVDNNLAKARLLGDVRLTGTDVKPGLLGRVEAAEGSQAFFRNNLFTIDQGQLEFRDASGIDPVFEVQAQTSVREFVVKLHAFGRPANPLVVLSSEPVLTEGDILSLLTLGVTSADKDTAASASYGLAAEALFNVSGLDRQVRRFLPSNPVLRDLSLQISTTYNDATRQAEPTAQLESKFLSEQLKIGMTQPVSGRGTRARAEYRFDDRLSAQAQWDNENSQASFGNLGLELKLGWEVE
- a CDS encoding ExeA family protein, whose product is MTTYLDFFELTQEPFSNAPVSRFYYNSAQHSQALTRLMHAVGYMKGLSILIGDIGAGKTTLARRMLDSLPESEYEAALLVIIHSGITAQWLLRRIALQLGVENPAQEKLALLSQLYQRLLQIYESGKKAVVLIDEAQMLETRELMEEFRGLLNLEVPERKLISFVFFGLPEIEKNLKLDPPLAQRVALRYKLEPFTAESTEAYVKHRLRLAGCPRMPFTPEALLAVHEHSGGTPRVINTLCDNALFEAFLARSETIGAELVHRIGDNLGLQGGSAASQASERASAPATSLPRTANTKIDLAEIDRYLEGLGKL
- the sgmX gene encoding type IV pili formation protein SgmX, with protein sequence MDKNKIIEAAAKLVAKGAYDKAIKEYQKVLEVDPKDIRVLQKMGELYQKKNDNAQAAHFFTKVAESYSSDGFFLKAVALYKQVLKLNPNLLEVNLKLAELHQQLGLMSEAMAYFQIVANHYDKAGDTKSSLDTLKKMVDLDPENVASKIKLAELYARENMAKEAAQEFKRAAEYLKRNARADDWLRVAERLSALEPDNLPLAKELAASYLQRGDQKRALAKLQVCFKADGRDVETLTLLAQAFQGLGQVSKTVSVYKELAKIHQERGRTAESDGVWTQIELLDPQDPDLLARRGPVAEPEPEPEPAPAAMHHPEEPAAPAWSAPAPAAAPPSRPVPAAPPAAVVPPAPAGMSREQLAKLLTETDVYVKYGLHDKALEHLRKVFSVDPENLDAHEKAYHIYVAANNGAQASEQLLNVLRLCTRRADVQRAQPYLATILQENPAHPEVPAFLSVLRAEGGFVAPAATPGVESLEEDAILVDSNEDEILVADPPEDALAQPGGDELALAALSHGSDSDEIVDDEVAETTLSGEEAVMGEPISSAENAVYDLPPQDDLVMGSDEDSLVLADEPGLDGSDASGGLDDEPLVAQDDDALAYAADAGDEPMVLADEPGGMSLGDEEEAPPTRILSPSRALLEEAAPDTRQLPTLDDSGDDEALVEPGMSLGEDDDAPTRVGLAPLDASALDDAGLDESFAAPAEEPAYAEGMSLGDEEEDEPTAAHMVLPSMEGLSYDEPQTDAVEETPEPEPEPEALADEPEPEPEAEPEEEPASEECDEASFFLDQGLLEEAREILETVAIAFPGHVRAGELMARLEELEAGGGAAPEEDAPSEPLHVPSVQPVTEASLDDGAGGGDAFDLAAQLAGELDDLGGESLAAVPPADEDFQYSVDEVFAEFKKGLAKVVKPEDVDTHYDLGIAYKEMGLLDDAVHEFDVARQGCVGTPRELDCLTMIGMLHTLRGKPEESVAVFKEGLSNVLATGEVAKALGFELASAYDALNEQGKALFHFQRVAAMDAKYRDVGSQVTRLSAMTAPEEDPLPRAGKGPATPVPAAGVPKARKVGYV